The Triticum aestivum cultivar Chinese Spring unplaced genomic scaffold, IWGSC CS RefSeq v2.1 scaffold81380, whole genome shotgun sequence genome includes the window TAACAAATGTTGCATCGACATTACACAAATGAAGGGCATTATCAACTGCACTCTTTATGCAGACCTCTCTTTTAATTTGTTATATACCGCATTTTCTTGTATTTTACCTTTGTATGGTCATAGGAAGTTTATCCTTGTCAGTAACAATCTTTGATATTTTCTTCCCAGTTGGCAGTCATAAAAGCTTAAGGCATAGATAGGGATGCCATCTGTCCAAATAAGCACTGTCCACTGGAACTTTTCAAAACGAAAAATCATAGAAGTGAAACTTTCCATTTTGATGCAACTACTTAGTGCAATGCAGCGGTACAGGGCCATTTTtgctttggttttaccattctaaTAATCTTTGGTTTTACCACCTCGTTCTGTTCCAAGATTATTAATTGTTATTTGTTTGCTGCATCAAGGTTCGTTTGGGTTGGCATGATTCTGGCACATATGACAAAAATATTAAGGACTGGCCAGAACGAGGTGGAGCTAATGGAAGTTTAAGATTTGATGTTGAACTAAAGCATGGAGCCAATGCCGGTACAGTTACCTGGATTTTCACCAGTACATTTCTTTGCTCCTCCTATGTCAACAGCTAGTAACTGAAAGTCCTGATCGGGTATCCTTAAAGGTTTGGTAAATGCTCTAAAGCTTGTGCAACCGATCAAGGACAAATACCCCAGTATAACTTATGCGGATTTATTCCAGTTGGCAAGTGCTACAGCAATTGAGGTCTGACCTTTCCCTCACTATATCTGTCTAGGTTAGAATTAATATATCAATACTGTATTCAAACCTAATTTCCTTACATTTCTCAATCTGGTACCAGGAAGCTGGTGGCCCAAAGATTCCAATGAAATATGGACGGGTTGATGTCACAGGACCTGAGCAGTGTCCACCTGAAGGGAAGCTTCCTGGTTAGAAATTTTGTTCACTGCACATTCCAGCTCGTTGTGTTCTGTATAtccttctctctctctcatctTTGAGTTTGTAAATATGTTTCAAAGATGCGAAACATCCCCCGACTGCTTTGTGGAAGCGTTTAGGAAggtttgccacacttgtgcttttCCATTGCATGTTAATATATAGACAAATATTACAATCCTAACCATAAATGGGAGAGATCACAATAATAACGATTCTCCTCAATTTAGGGGATTAGGAGATATGTCACGATACGTGACATATTAGTCTAACACTCCCCCACAGTCACAACGGGAGGAGAGCGGACGTTGAGACTGGACCGAAAATCCAGAAACAACGGCGACGGTAATCCCTTCGTCAAGATGTCGGCGAACAGGCGAGACGAGGGGACATGTAGCACGCAGACTTGACCCATGGCGACACGATCGCGAACGAAGTGGAGGTTGGTCTCGATGTGTTTGGTGCACTGATGCTGAACAGGGTTCATGGACATGTAGACGGCGCTGGCGTTGTCGCAGAACACAACTATAGCAGGAGGGGACGGCGCTGAACAGGGTTCATGGACATGTAGATGGCGCTGAAGCTAGTGGAGAAGTTGCCGAATCCAACTAGCCTCAGCGACGGCGTtggccatgttggggaacgtagtaatttcaaaaaatttcctacgcacacgcaggatcatggtgatgcatagcaacgagaggggagagtgttgtctacgtaccctcgtagaccgttcgcggaagcgttatatcaacgcggttgatgtagtcgtacgtcttcaagatccgaccgatccaagtaccgaaagcacggcaccttcgagttctgcacac containing:
- the LOC123176406 gene encoding probable L-ascorbate peroxidase 7, chloroplastic (The sequence of the model RefSeq protein was modified relative to this genomic sequence to represent the inferred CDS: added 116 bases not found in genome assembly); translation: MAERLAAAATLRADAPSGPSPAGRRARPSSSAFFRSSSSSSPALRLVSLRAASSRPSQKAKSAGRGRSVRCMAAASDAAQLKAAREDIRELLNTTHCHPILVRLGWHDSGTYDKNIKDWPERGGANGSLRFDVELKHGANAGLVNALKLVQPIKDKYPSITYADLFQLASATAIEEAGGPKIPMKYGRVDVTGPEQCPPEGKLPG